CCATGTTACATCAGTGTCCATTGGCTTGCTTTGAGCCTGTTCTCTAAGAAGATAGGATTGGTTTTAGCCCAAACTCTGCTTCTATGGTAGGGCATGAGGACAACTATTCAGCATGGTTTTAGCTTCTTGGAGATGATTCCAACTTAACTATTGTggctttttaaacataattttctctgaaaattaatTGTGGCTCTTCTTTGCATTTACGAATGATCTTCCCATCCCCTCTTCCCATTCAGCAATATTACTTTGTCCTCCTTTAATTGTTTGCCCAAATCTCCCACCCATCTTTTTTCTTCCCCCATTTCCTGGgattctcaagaaagaaaaagtaacccATTATCACTCTGAGTTTCGTCGTGTCCTGAGACATGATGGGAATCTCATTCCCACCTCTCATAGCAGAGCCAAACCTTTAGTGTTGGTGGTAGGAGGATGGGGAGAGGAAAAGGGAGCTGGCAAAGAAATGGATAGGGaatattttagttctttaaatataCAGGCAGATGCTTCTCTTGGAATCCAGATCATCTGGCTGAAGCTTTTGCAAGTAGGCTTTGAGGGGTGAAGGAGATTGGTGGAGGAGGGTAAATAATCTAGAGGCAAGAAGAGTTCAGTGAGGGCCAAGGGGGACCCCCAGAAAAAGGTATAGAGCTAACTCATCTCTTTTACAAGGGGTGGCCATGACTTACTGTTGCAAAGTACTCAGTGTATATTTAATGTTGATTGTTGAATTTTAGTTACGAGAGGGAAGAACAGTTTTACTTCTGTCCTTATTTCACTTGCTGAAAAGCTGTGGGACAAAATGGATGGAATAGACAAGGCCActttctttgtgatttctgcttttcatgcatattattatatttacCCATAATTTCCAAGAGATTTGGCTTTCCGCtctcctgcttttttctttcatccacccctttcctttttttggaaGGGGGTTATATATGAGAGTTTATTGAAGAAGTCCAGTGAGGCTGAAGTAAAGGGGCAAGATAGGGCAGTTAACTAAAGAgcactttatttctttgaagCCTTTCTAAGAAAGAAATGGGGGTGCGAGTGGCTTGAATCTCCCATGATGTTGGAGGGCACTTAGTGGGGTTGAAGTATGATGTAATATTTCCCATTGGGGAAAGGAGAATTTCTCTTAGAGGGTGGCAAAATGCCTTTGCCCAGTGTCCCTATTTTAGGCATCTTTTCCTTCCTTATTCCTTCCAGTCAGGGTGTGTCCTATACAAAACTTCCCATCAGTTCTCCTCAATATTCCCCATTTGTAAATGATCACTTCTCTTTTCTAAACCCTTTTCCTGTTCAGATCCATACAGGATTTGCAAGGGTAGGATCATACATGCAAATGCCCCTTGTTCATCTGTGTCTTCTGCAAACTAGTCTCATGAAGAATTCTGGCGTGCAGCCAGGGTAGCTGAAGTTTGGGTCTGGGACTGGAGATTGGCCATTAGGCCTCCTGAGATTCCAGCTCCCTTCCACCAAGCCCAGTCTTGCTACATGGCACAGGGCAAACCTGACtccctttgggcctcagtttcccctccccTTCATGAAATGAAAAGAATACTACTTTTTCTTGTTGGTCTAGCATTGCTGGACACAAAGTGTAGTCATTATTGTTGTATTGGGTGATGTGTGCAAAACTGCAGAAGCTCACTGCCTATaagaggaaataagagagaaagtGGAGGAGAGGGACAAAAGGAGTAATTATTTGGTATAGATCCACCCATCCCAACCTTTCTCTCCTCAGTCCCTGCTCCTCATGTTTCTGGTTTGGTGAGTCCTTTGTGCCACCACCCATAATGCTTTGCATTGCTGCATCCTGGGAAGGGGGTATATGGTCTCACaagttgttgtcattgtttttttgcatgctttcttaataaaaaaaaaaaaagaatgtttacagTTTTATCTTACTGGTAGTGGTCTCAAGTTTCTTTTGgccagggaaggaaaaaagaaatgtgaaagaatTTAGTTTCAGTTCGTCTTTATtcctcttccaccttccaccactGGGTTGAATTGGTTGACCCTGACATGTTTTGTGACCTTGGTGGGAAAGAGGAATCAAAGGCACGTCCTTAACATTCCTCTTTTCAAATGCTATCAAGTATGATGACATATTGCGGGAGAGTCAGTCACCCCTTGTAGGTTGGTGTATGGAGTAGGCCCACCTTGCTTGCATTTTAGGATAGTTTAAAGATTTAACATACTATActttggggccgggtgtggtggctcctgcctataatcccagcagtttgggaggctgaggcaggcagatcacctgaggtcaggagttcgagctcagcctgaccaacagggtaaaaccccgtctctactaaaaacacaaaattagccgggcgtggtgatgcatgcctgttatcccagctactctggaggctgaggcaggagaatcgcttgaacctggaaggcggaggttatagtaagccaagactgcaccattgcactccagcctgggtgacaagaacgaaactctctctcaaaaagaaaagatattggttgggcgcggtgggtcacacctgtaatcccagcactttgggaggccgaggtgggcagatcacaaggtcagcagttcgagaccagcctggccaacatggtgaaacctcatctctactataaatacaaaaattagccgggtgtggtggcaggcgcctgtaatcccagctacttgggaggctgaggcagaagaattgcttgaacccgagaggtggaggttgcagtgagctgagatcgtgccaagtgtgccactgtgctctagcctgggctacagagtgatacttcatctcaaaaaaaaaaagatattatactTTGGACAGGAGCTGTGTTCCCATCTGGGACTTCCTGGAGAAGATACAGTACAAAATAGTTACAGGTACTCACCAGGTTTTCATCAGAAATGAGGGAGCTCTAATTGTAGGAATTTCTTCAGAATACATTtccaaagcaaatggaaaagaaaaggagtcCAGAAATGCTGATTACTCGTTGTACATTAAATCTTTATAACTGCGTCAAGATTATTCACCTTGATATCCTATACACTAACCCCAGGAGTTTAGGTCTTATTCCCAGGGTCTTATGGGATGTGCTGGGGTTTCTGGAAGCCTGGCTAATTGCTATTATAGCAAGTCTATAGTCACTCACTAGGAGATTTATTTGCTGCATATTTAGAGATTGTGATATATTCTGAATGTGAAACAAAAGGATTCATAAATCTCTGAGCCTTGCAAGGACCCatgagaaaaaaaagcatttattcaTATCAAATATATAAGCAAATTAATATATAAGCTGGAAAGGTAGCACTTCAAATCTTATGTCAGACATTcttcacaactgaaagaattccTAGTGACTTGTAATTTTTCTGCATATACTTTATAAAAAATCTGTAGTCCAGACCCTCACCTCAGCCATTGAACAGACAGTGTCTTGCAGGTCTAAAACAcatgtcattttctgtttttagactACATCATTGTATTTGGTTTAGATGAGGCCACGTTGTGATACAAACAAGCCAGAAATTTCAGACGTTTGACacaaacatttatatatacagaaaaatgagAAGGTGGTAGGGAGTTaggtaattttgttttaaatgaaaaagggACAGAAGGAAAGCTATATAAATGGTTGGAGTGTATAgacaaagtagaagaaaaatatgtggtcatgaatgaattaaaatatggTTATTAATGAATGTTGGGATGCtggataaacaaattaaaaatatgggGTGCTTGGATAAACAtcttcatcttttaaaacaaGAAGTCGTTTTATCATGTCTCCAGAAAAGAGCAGCATAAGCACATGATTTAGAAACATCATGATAATTATCAAAGGAAACATCTAAAATTGTGCAAGGGTTATCTCTGGGAAatgagagtgggaggagggaactTTTGGGCACAGTGAAGTAGGAGACCTCATATTTCATTATATaccttattaaattattttaaaactatgtgcATGTATTACTTTGACAaagaaaaggatttaaaaaacccagaagatatatttggtaatTCTGGCATGTAAGTTGCCTGTcgtcatgttttaaaatgtgatggCAAGCCTGGTAGGGTACTCAGTTGCAGAGAGTAGAAGAATTGCTgctccatcctccaccctctttctccttccacttGAAATACTTTCTTAGAAAGTATTCATTTGGAGCAAGAGGAAAGGAGTAACTAGAATCTTATGAAATTAGAGGTTGTTTGAGGCACAAAGTCTGATGTGGAAGATTTGGAGGCTGGGGAGTAATAAGGAAATTAAGGAGCTTAAGAAGAGTAGTGGAAAATAGGTGCCCAACCGGTAGGCAGTTAGAAGAAACAGAACTCCCCAAACCACAGCTTTCATAACATTTCATGAGTCAGTTTTCACGCAGTAAGTTGTAATAGTGGAAACTCTATGTAATAGTGGACATTTCTATGTCCTGTACCCAGGGGTGTTCCCAGGGACAGGCATCATTTCATAACACTATGCTCCAGACTCAGTCTCATGGCTTCTTGTCTTCACAGGCATTTTCTTTTTGCACTTTCTTTTCGTTTAAAACCATCAACACCACACGACAACAAAGCAGTAGGATATATGATCATCTTTCACTCACGTAGGAGAACAAGAAATGGTTTTAAATGGAATCTGGAAGACTTAGACAATGCTAAGGAAAAatttaatgatggaaatatcgacaaatatttaacatcatttaaaaacaaagtagtttctcttaTTTCACATAGCTTAGTTTGGGATAGAAATAGAACTAATATTTACAATGATTCTTACATTTAGCATTAATCAGAAACGAGGGTTTGTTAAGTGCCCTTGCTGGGTCCCAACCCCCAGAGATTCCAATTCAGCAAGTCTGGGATGCGgcttgagaatttgcatttctaacaagtttctaggtgatgctgatgccaATAGTCTGTGTaccctttgagaaccactggattgATTCTTTGACAGTTTTTGAAGTCCGCTGCTCACCATATCACTTCATCCTCTTATAAACTTTCACTATGTGATTGCCTAAGAGCCCCTGCTTGTTGGCTGCTCCACATTTTCACACAGTTGTACTATTTCTTTCTGAAATGACATTGTTTGAGGGACAGTGGGTAGAACGTGTGAGCTCCTCACTGAAGGCTGCCTCCAGAATTCCCTGAATGGACTGCCTTGCTTTCTTCCTAAAATCTTTCCCCAAGAGGGCATAAAGGAAGGGATTAAAGCAACTATTGGCAGATGCTAGAGCAATGCATACATGATCCCAGGACATCAGAGTTTTCCCCAAGGGAGTTTCTGGGTCAGTAAGCAATGACAGGACTCCAAAAATGTGGTATGGAGTCCAGCAGACAAGAAAGACAGCCACCACCACCACGGCCACTCGAAAGGTTTTGCTCTGAGACTTGGCGAAGCGGCCCCTTTGCATTCGGAAGACAATGAAGCTGTAACAGGCTATCATGATAACAGAGGGCAGCAGGAAACCCACCACTAGCCTAGTGATCGTTATTGCCACGAGGGGTGTTGGCACTTGATTGTCATCTGTGAATTGGCCTAAATTGTAATAATCCTGGAAACCTTGTGGTAGCTCAGACTCGTAGAAGGAATTGCTAGAAGCGCTAGGGAACAGCTTTAAATGAGTAGAGAGAAAAGCACCAGAGTTATCCAGTGGGCTAGTTTCGTGATCTTCAATAGGAAACCCACTGGGGATTTTAGGTGAGACCACATCAGCAGGTTTAAATACATTAGAATACAGATTTTGACTTGTTAATCTAGCAGAATCCCTAGGGAGTGAATCTGCAGAAGGTCTTTGAAATGTTTGAGGTTGGAAGACAGTGGGGACTGTCCAAGGATGATCATTTGTTTGGAAAGAGGAAAGATCTAACCTATCATTCATTTCTCCAGGCGGCTGAACAATGTTTTCAAGAGACCTGTTTTCTAGTGGATCTCCATAAAAGTCTGGATAATCTAATGAGCTGGAGAGACCAAATTGGTAGCCACATCTATTATGGTTGTCTATAGTGAAGATTTCCCGGTACACGAACACAGGAATGCACATCACAAAAGCCACCACCCAGATACATCCACAGATAGAGCAGGCCGTCCCTACATTGCGATGATTCTGACACCAGATTGGCTTGAATACCACAAGACAGCGATCCAGGCTAATGGCAGTAAGCAGGAAGACACTGGCAAACATGTTGAGGACAATGATGGAGGGGATGAGCTTGCATAGGAACCTGCCGTAGGGCCACTGTCCCTGGAGAGCCAAGTGAGCCAGCGAGAAGGGCAAGGAGAGGCAGCAGAGGAGGTCCGCCAAGGTGAGGTGGAGGAACCAAATTGTGTTCACTGTCCGCTGCATCTTCAGGCCAGCCACCCACAGCACCAGCCCATTGCCTGGCAATCCCAGTAAAAAAGTAAGGCTGAGAATGAC
The Pan troglodytes isolate AG18354 chromosome 10, NHGRI_mPanTro3-v2.0_pri, whole genome shotgun sequence genome window above contains:
- the C3AR1 gene encoding C3a anaphylatoxin chemotactic receptor, translated to MASFSAETNSTDLLSQPWNEPPVILSMVILSLTFLLGLPGNGLVLWVAGLKMQRTVNTIWFLHLTLADLLCCLSLPFSLAHLALQGQWPYGRFLCKLIPSIIVLNMFASVFLLTAISLDRCLVVFKPIWCQNHRNVGTACSICGCIWVVAFVMCIPVFVYREIFTIDNHNRCGYQFGLSSSLDYPDFYGDPLENRSLENIVQPPGEMNDRLDLSSFQTNDHPWTVPTVFQPQTFQRPSADSLPRDSARLTSQNLYSNVFKPADVVSPKIPSGFPIEDHETSPLDNSGAFLSTHLKLFPSASSNSFYESELPQGFQDYYNLGQFTDDNQVPTPLVAITITRLVVGFLLPSVIMIACYSFIVFRMQRGRFAKSQSKTFRVAVVVVAVFLVCWTPYHIFGVLSLLTDPETPLGKTLMSWDHVCIALASANSCFNPFLYALLGKDFRKKARQSIQGILEAAFSEELTRSTHCPSNNVISERNSTTV